The following are from one region of the Tenacibaculum dicentrarchi genome:
- the cobC gene encoding alpha-ribazole phosphatase, with amino-acid sequence MEIILVRHTTPNIEKGICYGQADIGVIDTFLEEVPLILKEVPVNDTETAYYSSPLKRCKLLAEQLSDTIIFDDRLKELDFGDWELKKWDDINKPELDIWMNDFVNITVTNGESYIDLHTRTVQFLNEIKRLKKQHIVIVTHAGVIRSLWAYVNNISLENSFDLKLKYGDIIKFTL; translated from the coding sequence ATGGAAATTATTTTAGTCAGACATACAACTCCAAATATTGAAAAAGGAATCTGCTACGGACAAGCAGACATTGGTGTTATTGATACTTTTTTAGAAGAAGTACCCCTAATTTTAAAAGAAGTTCCTGTAAATGATACTGAAACTGCTTATTATTCAAGTCCTTTAAAACGTTGTAAATTATTAGCAGAACAATTATCAGATACTATTATTTTTGATGATAGATTAAAAGAACTTGATTTTGGAGATTGGGAACTGAAAAAATGGGATGATATTAACAAGCCCGAGTTAGATATTTGGATGAACGATTTTGTAAATATTACGGTTACAAATGGCGAATCTTATATTGATTTGCACACCAGAACTGTTCAGTTTTTAAACGAAATTAAACGCTTAAAAAAACAACATATTGTTATCGTTACACATGCTGGAGTTATCAGAAGTTTATGGGCTTATGTAAACAATATTTCTTTAGAAAATTCTTTCGATTTAAAATTAAAATACGGAGATATTATCAAATTCACACTATAA
- a CDS encoding adenosylcobinamide-GDP ribazoletransferase: MKNQIHYFLTAILFFTRIPCPKWVNHSPEILNKSSRYFSLVGILIGSISGFIYVGTSFLFTPSIALVFSLIASVWTTGAFHEDGFADVCDGFGGGWTKDKILTIMKDSRLGTYGVVGIICLLSIKLLSLHELLQLNNSVQNIPLVLISGHAISRFIATILLYTHEYVRDIDTAKVKPTTKKMSTKALIISGFFGILPLVFFQDIKIFAVLIPLLLTYLYMSHFFKKWIGGQTGDCAGALQQVSEVIFYLSILILWKLF, from the coding sequence ATGAAAAATCAAATTCATTATTTTTTAACAGCTATTTTATTTTTCACTCGAATTCCTTGCCCAAAATGGGTAAATCATTCTCCTGAAATTTTAAATAAAAGTAGTCGTTATTTTTCATTAGTCGGTATTCTTATTGGCTCAATTTCAGGATTTATTTATGTTGGTACATCTTTTTTATTCACCCCAAGTATTGCACTTGTTTTTAGTTTGATTGCTTCTGTTTGGACAACAGGCGCTTTTCATGAAGATGGTTTTGCTGATGTTTGCGATGGTTTTGGTGGCGGTTGGACGAAAGATAAAATTTTAACCATCATGAAAGATTCTAGATTAGGAACTTATGGTGTTGTAGGAATTATCTGTCTTTTATCGATTAAATTATTGAGTTTACACGAGCTTTTACAACTCAATAATTCGGTACAAAATATTCCTTTAGTATTGATTTCTGGACACGCAATTAGCCGATTTATCGCTACTATTTTATTATATACTCACGAATATGTAAGAGATATTGATACTGCTAAAGTAAAACCAACCACAAAAAAAATGAGTACAAAAGCGCTTATTATTTCTGGTTTCTTTGGAATACTACCTCTTGTATTTTTTCAAGATATTAAAATATTTGCCGTTTTAATTCCATTATTATTGACCTATTTATATATGAGTCATTTTTTCAAAAAATGGATTGGCGGACAAACTGGCGATTGTGCTGGGGCATTACAACAAGTATCCGAAGTTATTTTTTATTTATCAATACTTATTTTATGGAAATTATTTTAG
- the cobT gene encoding nicotinate-nucleotide--dimethylbenzimidazole phosphoribosyltransferase, producing MYSTDIKPLSNTLKTALQDKINFKTKPIGSLGVLEEIALQIGQIQNSLTPTISKPTIVVFAGDHGIVKSKSVSPYPQEVTQQMVLNFLNNGAAINVFCNQNDINLKIVDAGVNADFEPNINLISAKIAKGTKDYSIEKAMTTEECLSALDKGKKLVTELHKQGTNTIGFGEMGIGNTSSASLLMSYFTDISIEDCVGKGTGLDDSGVLKKAETLKKVVDLHQKNIQNPIDALATFGGFEIVMMCGAMLEAASLKMTILVDGFIVTSALLAAQAINKNVLDYCIFCHTSGEQGHEKMLQFLNAKPLLNIGLRLGEGTGSAIAFPIVKAAVSFLNEMATFKSANVSEA from the coding sequence ATGTATTCTACTGATATAAAACCACTTTCAAATACGCTAAAAACTGCACTTCAGGATAAAATTAATTTCAAAACAAAACCAATTGGTTCGTTAGGAGTTTTAGAAGAGATTGCTTTACAAATAGGACAAATTCAAAACAGTCTTACTCCTACCATATCAAAACCAACTATTGTTGTTTTTGCTGGCGACCACGGAATTGTAAAATCAAAATCGGTGAGTCCTTATCCGCAGGAAGTAACACAACAAATGGTGTTAAATTTCTTGAACAATGGAGCTGCAATTAATGTTTTTTGTAATCAGAATGATATCAATTTAAAAATTGTTGATGCAGGTGTAAACGCTGATTTTGAACCAAATATTAATTTGATATCAGCAAAAATAGCTAAAGGAACAAAAGATTATAGTATTGAAAAAGCAATGACCACAGAAGAGTGTTTATCAGCTTTAGATAAAGGAAAAAAACTAGTTACAGAATTACATAAACAAGGAACAAATACTATTGGTTTTGGTGAAATGGGAATTGGAAACACTTCTTCTGCTTCTTTATTGATGAGTTATTTTACGGATATTTCTATTGAAGATTGTGTTGGAAAAGGAACTGGTTTAGATGATTCTGGAGTTCTTAAAAAAGCCGAAACCCTTAAAAAAGTAGTTGATTTACATCAAAAAAATATTCAAAATCCAATAGATGCTTTAGCTACTTTTGGTGGTTTTGAAATTGTAATGATGTGTGGTGCAATGCTAGAAGCGGCATCTTTAAAAATGACCATTTTAGTAGACGGATTTATTGTTACTTCGGCATTATTAGCCGCACAAGCTATTAATAAAAATGTTTTAGATTACTGTATTTTTTGCCATACATCAGGCGAACAAGGTCATGAAAAAATGTTACAATTTTTAAATGCAAAACCACTCTTAAATATTGGTTTACGTTTAGGTGAAGGAACTGGTAGTGCTATTGCTTTTCCTATTGTAAAAGCTGCGGTTAGTTTTTTAAATGAAATGGCAACTTTTAAAAGTGCCAATGTATCTGAAGCTTAA
- a CDS encoding bifunctional adenosylcobinamide kinase/adenosylcobinamide-phosphate guanylyltransferase, whose product MMYYISGGERSGKSSYAQELAESLSENPYYLATSRIWDADFKKRVDRHISDRDERWTTIEEEKNISNVIPKNATVVIDCVTLWLTNFYLDTKNDVQESLHLATQEIDKLIEIDATIIIISNEIGMGLHADTKIGRKFTELQGWTNQYIAKKADKATFMVSGLPLTLK is encoded by the coding sequence ATGATGTATTATATCTCTGGCGGAGAACGTTCAGGAAAAAGCAGTTATGCACAAGAATTAGCAGAATCATTATCAGAAAACCCTTATTATTTAGCAACTTCAAGGATTTGGGATGCCGATTTTAAAAAACGTGTAGACAGACATATTTCTGATAGAGATGAACGTTGGACAACTATTGAAGAAGAAAAAAACATCAGTAATGTAATTCCTAAAAATGCCACCGTAGTTATTGATTGCGTTACTTTATGGCTAACTAATTTTTATTTAGATACTAAAAATGATGTTCAAGAAAGTTTACATTTAGCTACTCAAGAAATTGACAAACTAATTGAAATTGATGCAACTATTATTATTATTTCAAATGAAATAGGAATGGGTTTACATGCCGATACTAAAATTGGTAGAAAATTCACCGAATTACAAGGTTGGACGAATCAATATATTGCAAAAAAAGCCGATAAAGCCACTTTTATGGTATCAGGATTGCCTTTAACTTTAAAATAA
- a CDS encoding TonB-dependent receptor plug domain-containing protein, whose protein sequence is MKKHVLFILFFILAFSCFAQKDSISNVLEEVVVVGNKKIAPKKIRVKSIKIGIKQQVKNPINFTNLLRYNSPISFRDYGNGGVSTARFRGTSASNTLVLWNGIPINSVGSGQTDFNALSANISDIVTVQSGGNSTDFGSGAIGGTVHLNDEINFTKHQKIHIFSSFGSFNTSSNFFKSAFADKKWSVKLASTFNYSDNNYTFIDKRYKDENGRLLKNKNGNYKNYGVNFNIAHQFNSKNKLAFYTTKYYGNRLFSDGLPNPSAGSERNEDFNQRNLLQWNYKYSSEFKQLLSIAYLTQEYHYYTNKNAIDFSFGKSQTTHINYNLTYKPSNILSFNYKTVFENINGNIKENMIGDNSKITKKRNSIAFIGSVKYQPLKKVKTSFQLRKELNSDFNVPVSVFVAGEYKIASKVNFSANFSTNYRVPTYNEMYWPIVGNLHLVAENSVQGEAGVSFKNKNIELKSTAFYIHINDKILWLPAGNSNLWRPKNVNDVVHKGIESFISFQKKIAEHRFAISSNYTFTTAENIENNKILPYAPKHLWNFTADYSYKKISIFLQSLYQSKVYTNEINLDFYSLKKVNVQNIGLNFKLSTTKINLPIIGLTVNNIFNKVYYFSNLRPMPGTNFNININYKF, encoded by the coding sequence ATGAAAAAACACGTACTTTTTATATTATTTTTTATACTGGCATTTTCTTGCTTTGCTCAAAAAGATTCGATTTCGAATGTTTTAGAGGAAGTGGTAGTTGTTGGAAATAAAAAAATAGCTCCTAAAAAAATACGTGTAAAATCCATAAAAATAGGCATAAAACAACAAGTTAAAAACCCTATTAATTTCACCAATCTTTTACGATATAACAGCCCAATTTCCTTTAGAGATTATGGAAACGGGGGTGTAAGTACGGCTCGTTTTAGAGGAACTTCGGCTTCGAATACTTTGGTACTTTGGAATGGAATCCCGATTAATTCGGTTGGTAGCGGTCAAACCGATTTTAATGCCTTATCTGCTAATATTAGCGATATTGTAACTGTTCAAAGTGGCGGAAATAGTACCGATTTTGGCTCGGGAGCTATCGGCGGAACGGTGCATTTAAACGATGAAATAAATTTTACGAAACATCAAAAAATCCATATTTTTTCTTCTTTTGGAAGTTTTAATACAAGTTCTAACTTTTTTAAAAGTGCTTTTGCTGATAAAAAATGGAGCGTAAAATTGGCTTCTACATTTAATTATTCTGATAATAATTATACCTTTATCGATAAGCGATATAAAGATGAAAATGGGCGTTTATTGAAAAATAAAAATGGAAACTATAAAAATTATGGCGTTAATTTTAATATCGCGCATCAATTTAATTCAAAAAATAAACTCGCTTTTTATACCACAAAATATTACGGAAATCGGTTGTTTTCCGATGGATTACCAAATCCATCAGCAGGAAGTGAACGCAATGAAGATTTTAACCAACGCAATTTATTACAGTGGAACTATAAGTATTCATCTGAATTTAAACAGCTACTAAGTATTGCTTATTTAACCCAAGAATATCACTATTATACCAATAAAAATGCTATCGATTTTAGTTTTGGAAAATCGCAAACGACACATATCAATTATAATCTGACTTATAAACCTTCGAATATTTTATCTTTTAATTATAAAACTGTTTTTGAAAACATCAATGGGAATATCAAAGAGAATATGATTGGAGATAATTCAAAAATAACTAAAAAAAGAAATTCAATCGCTTTTATCGGAAGTGTAAAATATCAGCCTTTAAAAAAAGTTAAAACAAGTTTTCAGCTAAGAAAAGAACTTAATTCAGATTTTAACGTGCCTGTTTCTGTATTTGTAGCAGGTGAATATAAAATAGCTTCAAAAGTAAATTTTTCAGCGAATTTCTCTACCAATTACAGAGTGCCAACGTATAACGAAATGTATTGGCCGATAGTAGGAAACTTACATTTAGTAGCAGAAAATTCGGTTCAAGGAGAAGCGGGTGTTTCTTTTAAAAATAAAAATATAGAGTTAAAATCAACAGCATTTTATATTCATATAAATGATAAAATTTTATGGCTGCCCGCTGGAAATAGTAATTTATGGCGACCAAAAAATGTAAATGATGTAGTTCATAAAGGAATAGAATCGTTTATCAGTTTTCAAAAAAAAATAGCAGAACATCGATTTGCTATTTCATCGAATTACACGTTTACAACGGCTGAAAATATCGAAAATAATAAAATTTTGCCATATGCTCCAAAGCATTTATGGAATTTTACTGCCGATTATTCTTATAAAAAAATTAGTATTTTTCTACAGAGTTTATATCAAAGTAAAGTATATACCAACGAAATAAATTTA